From a single Miscanthus floridulus cultivar M001 chromosome 8, ASM1932011v1, whole genome shotgun sequence genomic region:
- the LOC136474551 gene encoding uncharacterized protein gives MAVMGWSDLPSELLTDIAGGFTELADIARFRSVCSSWRSVARAAAAAPPPQPPWLLLPSSPSRLFFCPREDRIYPNLRLPRPSAETHHRRRRLYASPHGWILAYDPTDLAASLVHPFTGATRPLPPLPAFFKETDDLAWDWSLHGVMASCGEGLLFCAADPTTAASWAPIPALADCNASSINYAGGQFFVFEEDVCRTTIVDAATLAVAAVIPAPAVELPTEARVAVAGDELFLLVKSKWMYLFGADVDFSKVFHVNHRGVNPAWQELTGIGDRALFVDSLHGFAVPTAGFGNLESNTIYSVSSNNRRPTTVNYSVSAFSLETRISKKLVCMLNGREMAKRGEKPSWIVPSLDEV, from the coding sequence ATGGCCGTCATGGGCTGGTCCGACCTCCCCTCCGAGCTCCTCACCGACATCGCCGGTGGGTTCACCGAGCTCGCCGACATCGCTCGGTTCCGCTCCGTCTGCTCCTCCTGGCGATCGGTGGCGCGGGCCGCCGCGGCCgccccgccgccgcagccgccgtggCTTCTCCTCCCGTCGTCCCCGTCCCGGCTCTTCTTCTGCCCCCGAGAGGACCGAATCTACCCGAACCTCCGCCTGCCCCGTCCCTCCGCGGAGacgcaccaccgccgccgccgcctctacgCGTCCCCGCATGGGTGGATCCTCGCCTATGACCCGACAGATCTGGCTGCTTCCCTCGTCCACCCCTTCACCGGCGCTACCCGCCCGCTCCCGCCGCTCCCGGCCTTCTTCAAGGAGACCGACGACCTGGCCTGGGACTGGTCTCTGCACGGCGTCATGGCGTCCTGCGGCGAGGGTCTCCTCTTCTGCGCCGCCGATCCGACGACAGCCGCCTCCTGGGCCCCGATCCCCGCCCTGGCCGATTGCAACGCCAGCAGCATCAACTACGCCGGCGGCCAGTTCTTCGTCTTCGAGGAGGACGTCTGCCGCACCACCATCGTCGACGCGGCCACCCTTGCCGTCGCCGCCGTGATCCCGGCCCCCGCCGTCGAGCTCCCCACCGAGGCGCGCGTCGCGGTCGCCGGCGACGAGCTCTTCCTCCTCGTCAAGTCCAAGTGGATGTACCTCTTCGGCGCCGACGTCGACTTCTCGAAGGTCTTCCACGTCAACCACCGCGGCGTCAATCCGGCCTGGCAGGAGCTCACAGGCATCGGCGACCGTGCGCTGTTCGTCGATTCCCTCCACGGGTTCGCAGTGCCGACGGCGGGGTTTGGCAATCTTGAGAGCAACACCATCTATTCAGTGAGCAGCAACAACAGGCGTCCCACCACGGTGAACTACAGCGTGTCGGCATTTAGCCTGGAGACCCGCATCTCCAAGAAACTTGTGTGCATGCTCAACGGCCGGGAGATGGCGAAGCGTGGCGAGAAGCCATCGTGGATCGTACCGAGCTTGGATGAGGTCTGA
- the LOC136474552 gene encoding uncharacterized protein isoform X2, with amino-acid sequence MHLQAGDAVHLHRLQYFMPQHQPQESATDLEAQESSAVSVCRRRSSSTSPPAANTMWEYHQPAHATALQTTSSPASSFPSWSPYDGTTTALLGASSAVATDAGSSSPGMRLPVAGEHTVHRHAWSQHGEQSNITCYKENFLDLLASKNVTQEMFEDVPAGHYAAQALSARFGAGSDVAPIKYEVTAGSPLFFGSATGMHQQGMDMVGCTPRYSYAAADHHQMKEGGSQQQELDAAPAMASFLQQLSSNASVGMHASLDYSGTGGLDKICQGSRALETSPFGMRTLPDLSSFGGYSRSTAESTSSAQPYLRSSNLTESSKQEPDIVSERSSSSGSGAASDRKKRPSEERASTVKKSKQEGSKPSPPKQQVPKVKIGEKITALQQIVSPFGKTDTASVLFETIKYIKFLHEQVQLLSEPYTNSSRSKLLLPLVSG; translated from the exons ATGCACCTGCAGGCAGGCGACGCCGTGCACCTCCACCGCCTCCAGTATTTCATGCCCCAGCACCAACCGCAGGAATCAGCCACCGACCTAGAGGCGCAGGAGTCGTCGGCCGTGTCCGTGTGCAGGCGCCGCAGCTCGTCCACTTCACCGCCGGCGGCTAACACCATGTGGGAGTATCACCAGCCGGCACATGCGACGGCCTTGCAGACGACCTCGTCGCCGGCGTCTTCTTTCCCTTCCTGGAGCCCCTACGACGGGACTACGACGGCGCTCCTCGGCGCCAGCTCGGCCGTCGCCACCGACGCCGGCTCATCGTCGCCCGGCATGCGCCTTCCGGTAGCGGGGGAGCACACCGTCCACCGCCATGCATGGAGCCAGCACGGCGAACA AAGCAACATCACATGCTACAAGGAGAACTTCCTCGATCTGCTCGCGTCGAAGAACGTGACGCAGGAGATGTTCGAGGACGTCCCCGCCGGTCACTACGCCGCGCAGGCGCTGTCAGCAAGATTCGGGGCAGGCTCTGATGTTGCACCGATCAAGTACGAGGTCACCGCCGGCTCGCCGCTGTTCTTCGGGAGTGCTACTGGTATGCACCAGCAGGGGATGGACATGGTGGGTTGCACGCCGCGGTACTCCTAcgccgccgccgaccaccatCAGATGAAGGAAGGCGGCAGCCAGCAGCAAGAACTTGATGCAGCCCCGGCCATGGCTTCCTTTCTTCAGCAACTGAGTTCAAATGCTAGCGTTGGCATGCATGCTAGCTTGGACTATTCAGGCACAGGAGGACTCGACAAGATTTGCCAGGGGAGTCGAGCATTGGAAACTAGCCCTTTTGGCATGAGGACCTTGCCGGATCTCAGTTCTTTCGGTGGTTACAGCAGATCAACCGCGGAATCGACATCGTCAGCGCAACCATACCTGAGATCCAGCAATCTCACTGAAAGCAGTAAACAAGAGCCGGATATTGTGTCG GAaaggagcagcagcagtggcagtgGAGCGGCGAGTGATCGAAAGAAGCGGCCATCAGAAGAAAGGGCGAGCACCGTGAAGAAGTCTAAGCAAGAGGGCTCTAAACCATCTCCTCCCAAG CAACAAGTGCCTAAAGTGAAGATAGGAGAGAAGATCACAGCATTGCAACAGATCGTTTCACCATTTGGGAAG ACTGATACAGCATCAGTGCTGTTTGAAACGATCAAGTACATCAAGTTTCTGCATGAACAAGTACAG TTACTCAGCGAGCCGTACACGAATTCGAGCAGGAGCAAG CTGCTGTTGCCGCTTGTTTCAGGGTAA
- the LOC136474552 gene encoding uncharacterized protein isoform X1 has translation MHLQAGDAVHLHRLQYFMPQHQPQESATDLEAQESSAVSVCRRRSSSTSPPAANTMWEYHQPAHATALQTTSSPASSFPSWSPYDGTTTALLGASSAVATDAGSSSPGMRLPVAGEHTVHRHAWSQHGEQSNITCYKENFLDLLASKNVTQEMFEDVPAGHYAAQALSARFGAGSDVAPIKYEVTAGSPLFFGSATGMHQQGMDMVGCTPRYSYAAADHHQMKEGGSQQQELDAAPAMASFLQQLSSNASVGMHASLDYSGTGGLDKICQGSRALETSPFGMRTLPDLSSFGGYSRSTAESTSSAQPYLRSSNLTESSKQEPDIVSERSSSSGSGAASDRKKRPSEERASTVKKSKQEGSKPSPPKQQVPKVKIGEKITALQQIVSPFGKTDTASVLFETIKYIKFLHEQVQLLSEPYTNSSRSKGNQLPWGDHAAAETSKGGDEAEHDLRDRGLCLVPVSWTPEVYRDGTAMDYWTPAYRGCLYR, from the exons ATGCACCTGCAGGCAGGCGACGCCGTGCACCTCCACCGCCTCCAGTATTTCATGCCCCAGCACCAACCGCAGGAATCAGCCACCGACCTAGAGGCGCAGGAGTCGTCGGCCGTGTCCGTGTGCAGGCGCCGCAGCTCGTCCACTTCACCGCCGGCGGCTAACACCATGTGGGAGTATCACCAGCCGGCACATGCGACGGCCTTGCAGACGACCTCGTCGCCGGCGTCTTCTTTCCCTTCCTGGAGCCCCTACGACGGGACTACGACGGCGCTCCTCGGCGCCAGCTCGGCCGTCGCCACCGACGCCGGCTCATCGTCGCCCGGCATGCGCCTTCCGGTAGCGGGGGAGCACACCGTCCACCGCCATGCATGGAGCCAGCACGGCGAACA AAGCAACATCACATGCTACAAGGAGAACTTCCTCGATCTGCTCGCGTCGAAGAACGTGACGCAGGAGATGTTCGAGGACGTCCCCGCCGGTCACTACGCCGCGCAGGCGCTGTCAGCAAGATTCGGGGCAGGCTCTGATGTTGCACCGATCAAGTACGAGGTCACCGCCGGCTCGCCGCTGTTCTTCGGGAGTGCTACTGGTATGCACCAGCAGGGGATGGACATGGTGGGTTGCACGCCGCGGTACTCCTAcgccgccgccgaccaccatCAGATGAAGGAAGGCGGCAGCCAGCAGCAAGAACTTGATGCAGCCCCGGCCATGGCTTCCTTTCTTCAGCAACTGAGTTCAAATGCTAGCGTTGGCATGCATGCTAGCTTGGACTATTCAGGCACAGGAGGACTCGACAAGATTTGCCAGGGGAGTCGAGCATTGGAAACTAGCCCTTTTGGCATGAGGACCTTGCCGGATCTCAGTTCTTTCGGTGGTTACAGCAGATCAACCGCGGAATCGACATCGTCAGCGCAACCATACCTGAGATCCAGCAATCTCACTGAAAGCAGTAAACAAGAGCCGGATATTGTGTCG GAaaggagcagcagcagtggcagtgGAGCGGCGAGTGATCGAAAGAAGCGGCCATCAGAAGAAAGGGCGAGCACCGTGAAGAAGTCTAAGCAAGAGGGCTCTAAACCATCTCCTCCCAAG CAACAAGTGCCTAAAGTGAAGATAGGAGAGAAGATCACAGCATTGCAACAGATCGTTTCACCATTTGGGAAG ACTGATACAGCATCAGTGCTGTTTGAAACGATCAAGTACATCAAGTTTCTGCATGAACAAGTACAG TTACTCAGCGAGCCGTACACGAATTCGAGCAGGAGCAAG GGTAACCAGCTTCCATGGGGAGATCATGCTGCTGCAGAGACGAGCAAGGGCGGAGATGAGGCAGAGCACGACCTGAGGGACAGAGGGCTCTGCTTGGTCCCTGTCTCGTGGACCCCTGAAGTCTACCGGGACGGGACTGCCATGGACTACTGGACGCCGGCGTACAGGGGCTGCCTGTACCGATGA